GCGTTCTGCAACGGCTGTGAAATTGAAGGGTTCTGCGGTGGACTTTGCCTGGGTCCTCTTGAAAAGAAGTTCGGTTCAGTAGAGGCGGTAGAAGAATCGGCCTGTGATTTCTACCGAGGCATCACCCGAAAGCACATCGAAGCGATACAGCCATACGAAGTGGCCACTTTTGATCTCGACCCCACCACATGAAGGATAACGATATGAACGCTAGCGCCGAACGAATCTCCTTCGAAAGCAGTGCCAACAAGGACTACCTGGACAACGGATACTGCGTGATCGATATGCCCGAAATGCCCCAGAGCCTCTTGAATTCATTCGACTATATGCCACGAGACACACACAGCCCGGGCAGGCTCCGGGAGATCCGCTTGACCCAATACATCGGCTATTGGGAAGAAGGCGAGTGGTTTTTCGCCACGCTCCCACCGAGAAAGTATGTGCAATCTGCCGACTATATAAGGCTGGCTGAGGCCGGTGGCGTACCCAGGCATCGCGAACAGATTATCGGCGATCCAACACCGCTGATTGCAGCGGTATTGGATCAGTTGCCCGTTCAGCTTGATGACATGTTCCAGATCAACGTCAACCAGATCCGGGTCATCGCGAACAAGGACTACAAGGGCATTACGGTACCGGAGGGCCCCCATAGAGATGGCCATGAGTTCAGCGTTATCGCCGTAGCAAAGCGGCACAACGTTCGCGGAGGAGAGACCCAGGTTATCGATCCAAAAACCCGGGAAATTCTATTCCGGACCACCTTGGCTGAAAACCAGGCCATCCTGATTGATGACGAACGTTACATCCACTACGCAACGAACATCGAGCCCGAGGAAGGCGATATGGGTTACCGGGATATATGGGTGATCGAAATCAACCGCTGGCACAACCGGGCATACGGACCTGCCCATGAACGGGCGTCCCTGGCCTGACCTATGAGCGACTCTCCAGCTTTTGAAATAGCGGCAGATCAAGAACGAGGAAAGGTGTCGTCTATCAGGCGGCCTTTCCTCAGGGTTCTCCCGTCTGCTATAGCGATTATCCCTGTGAGCATGCTTTTCGGTGTGCTGGCGCACCGGGCAGACTGGAGCATGCTCGAAATTCTGGCCGCCGGATTCCTGGGCTTCACAGGTAGCGGCCAGTTCGCGTTGCTGCCTTTGGCAGAGGTCAATGCCAGCTTCCTGACAATGCTGGTTATCTGCGCGTCTATAAATAGTCGTTACTTTCCAATTGCGTTCACGACAACAAGAAGGTTGCCGAAGACGATTTTCCCAAGAATGTTTGCTTCACACATGCTTGGTGATGAAGCGTACGCAACCGAGAGAAACGATGATACCGCCAAAGACACCTTCATCATCCGGCTCACCATATTCTCATTCTGGATAATAGCGGGTGTGATAGGCGCCCTGGTTGCTAAAGCCATTCCCAGCGCTTGGCTAAGTACCGATATACACCTGGGATTCCCGGCAAGCGTTGTGCTCGTGTACCTTTCGGTCTCTCAAATAAAGGTGCGAATAACCGATATTTATCATGCGAAGTCGGCGATGGTGGTTACCTGCTTCTTATTGGCGGCCACCTTTTACTGGCTTTTAGGCCCCACCTATTTCTGGATTCCAAGCGTCGCCGTGACCGCCGTCGTATTGGACAAATGGAAAAAGCATGAATGAAGGTATAATTGGCGCCATTGCGGCCCTTTTCTTTACGAGCCTACTGGTCCGGGTACTTCCGGTCGTCTATGACTTCCAGTTTCCCGAAAGCCTCGTGAAATGGATGGAAACCATCCTTCCTTCTGCTGTTTTCCTGAACTTCATTACCTATATTTTTTTACAGGAAGCGCAGATCTCGCTGTTGGCTACAACGGCGGCGCTAGGCGTCACAGCTATCCTCGCCTATTTAAGTATTGGCGGACTCTTTATGGGCGTTCTGGGAGGCTGTCTGACTTACTACTTGTTGACGACCTTTTGATTGTTGAGAGCCTGTTGAGAGCCTTGAGGGTCAGATCGAATTAATTTTGATCAGCCAAGGTCGCTCAAGGAATCGTCCGCGCTTTTTAGGGGTTCGCGCAATTTCCGGGGCTAGGACTTTTCGGAGCAGCACTTTTCGGGTTAGTTCAGTTCCGATTTATTTTTTGCTGTGAGACGATCAGCTGAATGACAGTGAAAGTGAAAACCCGCATCCTCTTGCAGTCGAAACGGCTGAATATCTACCTCGTTCGCTACCCCGAGGGTCATCGTGTGCGGCGCCATCTGGACATGGTGTCGGAAGGCTGCCTATATAAGCTCAACTGCGTTCTGGTAAAACCCAAAGTCGGTGGCGAATTTATCTGTGACAAGAACCTGTTCAATCTGGCCAACCGGCTGATTCTGTTTCGACCGGATCTGCACCAGCACGAGGTCTCGCGGATTGAACAGGGTAGCCGCTGGTTGCTGAGTTTCGCTTTCAACCGTTCCGCCCGCGAGTGTCTCTGACACCTCGGGAAAAGCGAACGATAAACTCCAAAAACCTTGATTCTCTTTGTCCTCTCGAACCCTGAAGATGGGGCTATCACAACCAAGAGGCCATGCAGATGAAAACAACTCAAAAGCATTTGATCTCGTTTGGACAGCGGCCCACCGAACTGACACTCATGCCGGACTTTCGCGTTGTGTGGTGCGAATACCTGGTGGGCGCCAGCGGCATTTATCTATGGCTGGAACAGTCGCCGATCGACCCCGACCATGCCATTACAGGGCATTTCCTCGTCGCCCGCCCGGGAC
The window above is part of the Marinobacter nanhaiticus D15-8W genome. Proteins encoded here:
- a CDS encoding 2OG-Fe(II) oxygenase is translated as MTVKVKTRILLQSKRLNIYLVRYPEGHRVRRHLDMVSEGCLYKLNCVLVKPKVGGEFICDKNLFNLANRLILFRPDLHQHEVSRIEQGSRWLLSFAFNRSARECL
- a CDS encoding AzlC family ABC transporter permease, with the translated sequence MSDSPAFEIAADQERGKVSSIRRPFLRVLPSAIAIIPVSMLFGVLAHRADWSMLEILAAGFLGFTGSGQFALLPLAEVNASFLTMLVICASINSRYFPIAFTTTRRLPKTIFPRMFASHMLGDEAYATERNDDTAKDTFIIRLTIFSFWIIAGVIGALVAKAIPSAWLSTDIHLGFPASVVLVYLSVSQIKVRITDIYHAKSAMVVTCFLLAATFYWLLGPTYFWIPSVAVTAVVLDKWKKHE
- a CDS encoding AzlD domain-containing protein, which gives rise to MNEGIIGAIAALFFTSLLVRVLPVVYDFQFPESLVKWMETILPSAVFLNFITYIFLQEAQISLLATTAALGVTAILAYLSIGGLFMGVLGGCLTYYLLTTF
- a CDS encoding 2OG-Fe dioxygenase family protein; amino-acid sequence: MNASAERISFESSANKDYLDNGYCVIDMPEMPQSLLNSFDYMPRDTHSPGRLREIRLTQYIGYWEEGEWFFATLPPRKYVQSADYIRLAEAGGVPRHREQIIGDPTPLIAAVLDQLPVQLDDMFQINVNQIRVIANKDYKGITVPEGPHRDGHEFSVIAVAKRHNVRGGETQVIDPKTREILFRTTLAENQAILIDDERYIHYATNIEPEEGDMGYRDIWVIEINRWHNRAYGPAHERASLA